TTCGAACTTTATTCGAACGtggggcaaaaaaaaaacgcaaagttAGTGCCTGGCTACTGTCTATATAAGGACTTATATGAGAACGGTTTAGGAGGAGCGCTGTGGAAATGTTCAAACATTCCCTGACCTAAAAATGGATCAcggtgaaaattttccaattaaTCATATCTAATTGTATAAATGCTCTGTAAACACGCCCGTCTGATTTTTAAGATTTGGTAGATTTTTAAGATGTGCTCCATTGGCGCAGTTGGTTAGCGCGTGGTACTTATACGAATAAGCAATGCCGAGGTCGGGAGTTCGATCCTCCCATGGAGCAAAGCATTTTGCCACTATGTTCATTTGGTTGGActaatttgaatgaaatattgagaaggattttcgaaaaaatcaatCCCACTTCTACTTTCTTATATAAAGAGTTTCTGGAAGATGTTTTTCCAAAGCTGTCCTCATCTGTGCTATTACTATGAGTTTTGTCTTAGAAATAGTATAAAATAGTTTGCTCCATGGGAGGATCGAACTCCCGACCTCGGCATCTCTTATACTTATAAGTACCACGCGCTAACCAGCTGCGCCAATGGAGCGCACTTTCCTGGttcttaaaataaaacttactTCTAAAAAAGCAAATCAGGAGTTTGGTCATTGAGAATGCATTGAAAAATATCACTTTAACAACGTCACAGTACCTTTCCAAGCAGCTGTGTTCACAATAATGTATAGCTCCGAAGTGCCGTAGACACCACAGAGCCAGTTTTGACTAAAATTCCTCTGTGGACACAATGAACCTTAGTTAGAGGACAATTGCTTTGGTTTTTCAATCATAAAAATGATTTCTGTTATTAACAAGGTTAGTAAAAACGTGCTCCATTGGCGCGGCTGATTAGCGTGTGGTACTTATACGTATAAGAAATGCCGAGGTCGGTAGTTCGATCCTCCCATGGAGCAAATCGCTTTGCTATCAGGTTTATAGAATTGGAGTAATGTCAATAAAacatcagcttttttttcgggaaaattggttttatttttcacatttatttgagcactttcttgaaaaagatCCCTAAGAATTTTGATATAAACTTTGTCTTATGAAATAAGTTGAAAAAGTCTGCTTCATGGGAGGATCGAACTCCCGACCTCGGCATTGCTCATGCTTATAAGTACCACGCGCTAACCAGCTGCGCCAATTGAGCACGTTTTGCTGATCCTAGAAATAAAACCTACTtcacaaaaatcaaattagGAGTTCAGTGATTtaaaatgtagtgaagaagaacgTCTTAGGCTCTTCACAACAGTCTGTCTACATAATTCCAGCTGTGTTCACAACAGCTCCAAACTGCCGTAGAACAGCCCACGATTGCCCGTGCAGAACAGGGCTTTCCCAGTTGAGACAGTCTGCTCCCTTCCTTCAAGCAGGCAGTCCTTCATTACTGTAGGATTCTAGACGAGGTCCCGTACCTTTGTTACAGTTTGGTGCTGTCTTGACCGTCTTACCTAAATAAAGTTCCcactggaattttcttttaaaaaaatcatatctagttgaaaaatgttctatGTAAATATgctagttttatttttgaaatttgataaaattctgcgataaaattctaaaataagCTACATTGGCTCAGCAGGATGACTCTCTgcacttttaaaaataagcTATGCCAATGTCGGTAGTTCGACCCCATAGAGCTGACGATTTTAAAATTAGTTTTATAAGATTGgagtaaatgtaaaaaaatgttattatgGTTTTTCGGAGAAACTAATTATATTCCTCGGGTTCACATAAacaagtaaaagtaaaagtaaagtaaaacaaaagaagacttcttcaaattttgctGTAAACGTTGACACAGAAACAGTTTACAAAAGAATCTTCTCTATCGGAGGATCGAACTCCCGACCTCGCCATTGCTTATTCTTATAAGTACCACGCGCTAACCAGCTGCGCCAATGGAGCAAGCTATGGGAAATCTGTCAAACTTCGAAAATGAGACGGGCATACTTACATAGGATATTTTCacaattatgattttttttaaggacatAGAATCTTGATCGATCTTTTTTAAGTTAAACTGTTTGAGTATTTCCACAGCGATCTGCTTAAACCATTCCCGTTACATCTTAAGTGCTGATCAAGACAACATTCAACTGCAAATCTTCGTTCCAAAAAGATTTgataaaagatttttcaagaaagtcagtccatttttacatttatacGAGCACTTTCTAGAAAAGATTCCCaagaattttgttgaaaacttTGTCTTGAAATTGAATCCtaatatgaaaaattctgCTCCATGGGAGGATCGAACTCCCGACCTCGGCATTGCTTATGCTTATAAGTACCACGCGCTAACCAGCTGCGCCAATGGAGCACGCTCTTATAACtttattaaaaatagaaatcattTTGATGGTTAAAAAACCAGAGGAATTGTCCTCTAACTAAGGTTCATCGTGTCCACAGAGGGAATTTAGTCAAAACTGGCTTTGTGGTCCggtttttgaggtttttgataTAACAGCCGGTATCTGCAATTGGAAAATCAGATGTGAACCAGTGCAGCTGGAAAAGCAGTACACGTCACTTGGAAAGAGATTACTGCATTTTTGACAGCACATCACTGCGATCACGTCATTCAAACATTCTAATACGAAAACAAATATCATTTATCTTCACTACAGAACAGGAACGAGGATTTGCAGTTCGATGCTGTCCTGATCAGCACAGCGGTCTAGATGTAACCAGTATTGTTTAGGCAGATCATACTGAAAATACTCAAACAGTTTACCTAAACAAAGATCAGTCAAAAATCCATATCTTTCAAACAATTATAATTGTAAATATATTCTATGTAAATATGCCCGTTTGATTTTTAAAGTTAGACAGATTTGCTAAAACTTGCTCCATTGGCGCAGCTGGTTAGCGCGTGGTACTTATAAGCATAAGCAATGCCGAGGTCGGGAGTTCGATCCTCCCATGGAGCAgattttttcaacttatttAATAAAACAAAGCTTATAtcaaaattcttggaaatctttttcaagaaagtgCTCAAATAAATGTGAGAAATGGAACCAATATTTCCGAAAAACTgatattttattgaaattacTCCAATTCTATAAACCTGATAGCAAAATGATCTGCTCCATGGGAGGATCGAACTCCCGACCTCGGCATTGCTTACTCGTATAAGTACCACGCGCTAACCAGCTGCGCCAATGGAGCACGCTTTATTGATCctattaaaaatagaaatcattTTTAGGAGCACACTTCGttaactttgaaaataaaacttacttctcaaaaatcaaattaggAGTTCAGTGATTTAAAATGCAGTGAAAAAGTTCGTCTAAGGCACTTCACATTAGTCTGTCCACATAACTTCAGCTGTGTTCACAACAGCTCCAAACTAACTGCCGTAGAACACACCACGATTGGCCGTGCAGAACAGGGCTGGCTCAGCTGGGACAATTTGCTCCCTTCCATCAAGTCCTATCGGGCACTATTGTGGGCTCCTGGGTGATGCCCCGTATCTTTGTTAGCCATTGGAACTGTCACCTCTCACACCATCCCCATAGTGGCTCCGGCAATTTATACATTCATATTTGTAAATCATTTATATCtatgaaaacaaaagtaaaaattgaGAATAACCGAAGATTCGCGACTTTATATACGACAAATCAGACATCGCGGCCCATGCGATGAGCACACATAAAATTCTATAAGTCACGAATCTCTCCTCTCTATGGATAGTTGTGTGTTCATGTATGTATCGTATGCACTTATATGAATGAGATATAGGAATTATCAATTATCAAATTGTATCAAAATTTTGCTTCTTGAGGAGTTGAACTCTTAGGAgacaaaataatgaatgaaaaacgTTGTGCACAAAATGCTACAAGCAAGCTTTCAAACGACTTATAGTCACGTCCTGAAGATGAGAGGTCGACGGACCTACGAAGACAAAAACAGTTAAATACTCTTGGACAAATTCTTGGAACATTTTTGGTAGATGGAGTTTGTTTTCCCTTTCCAACCAGTTCTTGCCTTTTTTCAAGGAACATTTCATGAATCTTCTCTTCGTGGCCCTGCACAACAACCCTGGAAATGCAGGAAATGAGTGAATCGTGAACGAGGAGTGATCAGCTCAGAAGTGTACGAAGATGTCTGCGATAACTCTCCGGGATTGTAGCTTAAGTCTCACTgtttgaagcaaaaaagaggGTTAGCTTGGTTACCTCAGCAGTACAGATCCCtccaccgtttttttacatCGCGTTTTACCTTCAAAGTTCACTAATCGGTGGTAGTTCTAAAATGTGGAATTTATATGGGATTTCTTTTCGCTATGTATTCGTTTATTGACGCAATTAGAATCTActggcaaagaaaaaaaaacaatcaattgTCGTTCAGATCTGTTTCTGGGGTGTAACGTAGCTTTTTGAAGCGTGTGCCGTACGCATTCTCCACGGCTCTCTTCTTCCGGAAATGGCAGCACGACTGTCCACGCCAGTTGGTGCAACATTTGCCTAAAACATGACTGAATCACAAGCAGGAGAAGGCTAGATTAGTCGTACTTCCCTTGCAGTCACAAATATGGTTAAATgctcaggaagaaatgggcctCACCTGGTTTCAGGTTGCTACAATCACAAGCCTCCACGGCAGCGAGAACAgcaaggagaagaaaaagtcgaaacACAAAGTGCAACATCCTCAAAATTGAGAATAACGGAACATTCGCGACTTTATATACGACAAATCAGACATCAAGGCCCGTACTGTGACCACTCATTAAATTCTATGAGTCATGAATCCATCCTTTTTATGGATAGTTCTGTGTGCGCGCATGTACTGAGCACTTATTTGAATGACGATATATAGGAATACATCTCGTCATATAACACTGaaattcaccttttttcaattttttttaagcagaaaCTGAATTTTGCGATGGAATAACGATAAACCTGTTCAATGAGGCACATCGATCTCCACACATGAGTAGAAGGCCATTCCGATGGCCTCAATTATCAAATAGTAGCGACCTTTTGCCTTCTCGAGGAGTTTAGTCGAGTTTGTTTGACAAAATAACTTCGAACAATGTTGTAAGCGATATACTGCATGGAACCTTTGAACAACTTGTGCTTCAGTCACGAACCGAAGCAAAGAAGACTGAGATGTGGGATGACAAAGACAAAGTTAAACGCCTCGAAATATTTTCGTGGCTACAGTTTG
This window of the Necator americanus strain Aroian chromosome III, whole genome shotgun sequence genome carries:
- a CDS encoding hypothetical protein (NECATOR_CHRIII.G12051.T1); this translates as MLHFVFRLFLLLAVLAAVEACDCSNLKPGKCCTNWRGQSCCHFRKKRAVENAYGTRFKKLRYTPETDLNDN